Proteins from a single region of Bombus pascuorum chromosome 5, iyBomPasc1.1, whole genome shotgun sequence:
- the LOC132906699 gene encoding chitin deacetylase 1 isoform X1, translated as MRSSLVLLFLAAIVLAEGSNRVKRQEEKKEESFESEICKDKDAGEWFRLVAGEGDNCRDVIQCTSSGLQAIRCPAGLYFDIDKQTCDWKDSVNNCKLKNKERKAKPLLYTEEPLCQDGFLACGDGSCIERGLFCNGEKDCADGSDENICDMDNDPNRAPPCDPSVCVLPDCFCSEDGTTIPGDLPPKDVPQMITITFDDAINNNNIGLYKEIFNGKRKNPNGCEIKATFFVSHKYTNYSAVQEMHRKGHEIAVHSISHNDDERFWSDATVDDWAKEMAGMRIIAEKFANLTDNSVVGVRAPYLRVGGNNQFTMMEEQAFLYDSTITAALNNPPLWPYTMYFRMPHRCHGNLQHCPTRSHAVWEMVMNELDRREDPQNDEYLPGCAMVDSCSNILTGDQFYNFLNHNFDRHYEQNRAPLGLYFHAAWLKNNPEFLDAFLYWIDEILSNHNDVYFVTMTQVIQWIQNPRTITESKSFEPWKEKCIVDGPPACWVPHTCKLTSKEVPGETINLQTCVRCPNNYPWVNDPTGDGFF; from the exons ATGAGGTCCTCGCTGGTGCTGCTGTTCCTGGCAGCCATCGTTCTCGCCG AAGGCTCGAATCGTGTGAAGCGACaggaggagaagaaagaagagagctTCGAAAGCGAGATCTGCAAGGACAAGGATGCGGGCGAATGGTTCAGATTGGTGGCAGGAGAGGGTGACAACTGTCGCGACGTGATTCAGTGCACCAGTTCGGGTCTCCAGGCCATCAGGTGTCCCGCGGGACTGTATTTCGATATCGATAAACAGACCTGCGACTGGAAGGACTCGGTGAACAACTGCAAACTgaagaacaaagaaagaaaagcgaaacCCCTGCTTTACACCGAGGAACCGCTCTGTCAAGATGGCTTCCTCGCTTGCGGCGATGGCTCTTGCATCGAGAGAGGTCTTTTCTGTAACGGGGAAAAGGATTGCGCTGACGGATCTGACGAGAATATTTGCG ATATGGACAACGACCCGAACAGAGCGCCACCCTGTGACCCTTCAGTCTGCGTTCTACCCGATTGCTTCTGTTCCGAGGACGGTACCACGATCCCCGGAGATCTACCTCCCAAGGATGTACCGCAGATGATCACTATCACGTTCGATGATGCCatcaataacaataatatcgGCCTGTACAAAGAGATCTTCAACGGAAAACGCAAGAATCCAAACGGTTGCGAAATCAAGGCCACCTTCTTCGTCTCGCACAAGTACACCAACTACTCTGCTGTCCAGGAAATGCACAGAAAAGGACACGAGATCGCCGTTCACTCTATCTC TCACAACGACGACGAACGTTTCTGGTCAGACGCGACGGTGGACGACTGGGCTAAAGAAATGGCTGGTATGAGGATCATCGCGGAGAAATTCGCTAATTTAACGGACAACAGCGTGGTCGGTGTGAGGGCTCCGTATCTCAGAGTCGGTGGAAACAATCAGTTCACGATGATGGAAGAACAGGCATTCCTTTACGATTCCACCATCACCGCGGCCTTGAACAACCCACCGCTATGGCCTTACACGATGTACTTCAGAATGCCGCACCGTTGCCATGGAAACCTTCAACATTGTCCAACGAG GTCGCACGCAGTCTGGGAGATGGTGATGAACGAGTTGGACCGCCGCGAAGACCCACAGAACGATGAATACCTTCCAGGTTGCGCCATGGTAGACTCGTGCAGCAACATCCTAACCGGCGACCAATTCTACAATTTCCTAAACCACAACTTTGACCGACATTACGAACAAAACCGCGCTCCCTTAGGCCTCTACTTCCACGCAGCCTGGCTAAAGAACAACCCTGAATTCTTGGACGCGTTCCTTTATTGGATCGACGAGATCTTGTCCAACCACAACGACGTTTACTTCGTGACGATGACCCAAGTGATCCAGTGGATCCAGAATCCTCGCACGATAACAGAATCAAAGAGTTTCGAGCCGTGGAAGGAGAAGTGTATCGTGGACGGACCTCCCGCTTGTTGGGTTCCTCACACCTGCAAACTCACCTCGAAAGAGGTTCCTGGAGAGACCATCAACCTTCAGACCTGCGTACGTTGCCCGAATAACTATCCATGGGTGAACGATCCGACCGGTGACGGGTTCTTCTAA
- the LOC132906699 gene encoding chitin deacetylase 1 isoform X2: MRSSLVLLFLAAIVLAGSNRVKRQEEKKEESFESEICKDKDAGEWFRLVAGEGDNCRDVIQCTSSGLQAIRCPAGLYFDIDKQTCDWKDSVNNCKLKNKERKAKPLLYTEEPLCQDGFLACGDGSCIERGLFCNGEKDCADGSDENICDMDNDPNRAPPCDPSVCVLPDCFCSEDGTTIPGDLPPKDVPQMITITFDDAINNNNIGLYKEIFNGKRKNPNGCEIKATFFVSHKYTNYSAVQEMHRKGHEIAVHSISHNDDERFWSDATVDDWAKEMAGMRIIAEKFANLTDNSVVGVRAPYLRVGGNNQFTMMEEQAFLYDSTITAALNNPPLWPYTMYFRMPHRCHGNLQHCPTRSHAVWEMVMNELDRREDPQNDEYLPGCAMVDSCSNILTGDQFYNFLNHNFDRHYEQNRAPLGLYFHAAWLKNNPEFLDAFLYWIDEILSNHNDVYFVTMTQVIQWIQNPRTITESKSFEPWKEKCIVDGPPACWVPHTCKLTSKEVPGETINLQTCVRCPNNYPWVNDPTGDGFF, from the exons ATGAGGTCCTCGCTGGTGCTGCTGTTCCTGGCAGCCATCGTTCTCGCCG GCTCGAATCGTGTGAAGCGACaggaggagaagaaagaagagagctTCGAAAGCGAGATCTGCAAGGACAAGGATGCGGGCGAATGGTTCAGATTGGTGGCAGGAGAGGGTGACAACTGTCGCGACGTGATTCAGTGCACCAGTTCGGGTCTCCAGGCCATCAGGTGTCCCGCGGGACTGTATTTCGATATCGATAAACAGACCTGCGACTGGAAGGACTCGGTGAACAACTGCAAACTgaagaacaaagaaagaaaagcgaaacCCCTGCTTTACACCGAGGAACCGCTCTGTCAAGATGGCTTCCTCGCTTGCGGCGATGGCTCTTGCATCGAGAGAGGTCTTTTCTGTAACGGGGAAAAGGATTGCGCTGACGGATCTGACGAGAATATTTGCG ATATGGACAACGACCCGAACAGAGCGCCACCCTGTGACCCTTCAGTCTGCGTTCTACCCGATTGCTTCTGTTCCGAGGACGGTACCACGATCCCCGGAGATCTACCTCCCAAGGATGTACCGCAGATGATCACTATCACGTTCGATGATGCCatcaataacaataatatcgGCCTGTACAAAGAGATCTTCAACGGAAAACGCAAGAATCCAAACGGTTGCGAAATCAAGGCCACCTTCTTCGTCTCGCACAAGTACACCAACTACTCTGCTGTCCAGGAAATGCACAGAAAAGGACACGAGATCGCCGTTCACTCTATCTC TCACAACGACGACGAACGTTTCTGGTCAGACGCGACGGTGGACGACTGGGCTAAAGAAATGGCTGGTATGAGGATCATCGCGGAGAAATTCGCTAATTTAACGGACAACAGCGTGGTCGGTGTGAGGGCTCCGTATCTCAGAGTCGGTGGAAACAATCAGTTCACGATGATGGAAGAACAGGCATTCCTTTACGATTCCACCATCACCGCGGCCTTGAACAACCCACCGCTATGGCCTTACACGATGTACTTCAGAATGCCGCACCGTTGCCATGGAAACCTTCAACATTGTCCAACGAG GTCGCACGCAGTCTGGGAGATGGTGATGAACGAGTTGGACCGCCGCGAAGACCCACAGAACGATGAATACCTTCCAGGTTGCGCCATGGTAGACTCGTGCAGCAACATCCTAACCGGCGACCAATTCTACAATTTCCTAAACCACAACTTTGACCGACATTACGAACAAAACCGCGCTCCCTTAGGCCTCTACTTCCACGCAGCCTGGCTAAAGAACAACCCTGAATTCTTGGACGCGTTCCTTTATTGGATCGACGAGATCTTGTCCAACCACAACGACGTTTACTTCGTGACGATGACCCAAGTGATCCAGTGGATCCAGAATCCTCGCACGATAACAGAATCAAAGAGTTTCGAGCCGTGGAAGGAGAAGTGTATCGTGGACGGACCTCCCGCTTGTTGGGTTCCTCACACCTGCAAACTCACCTCGAAAGAGGTTCCTGGAGAGACCATCAACCTTCAGACCTGCGTACGTTGCCCGAATAACTATCCATGGGTGAACGATCCGACCGGTGACGGGTTCTTCTAA